One window of the Novosphingobium sp. KACC 22771 genome contains the following:
- a CDS encoding glycoside hydrolase family 13 protein gives MKTSSIGKLALKAALGMALAAMGGSVSASAAAPAPAPAKVQPWWTHAVIYEIYPRSFQDSNGDGIGDLNGVTQRLDYLKALGIDAIWLTPFYPSPNADFGYDVADYTAVAREYGTMADWDRLTSEARKRGIRVMVDLVLNHSSDQHPWFKESRSSRNNPKRDWYVWHDPAPNGGPPTNWESIFGGSTWEYDKPTGQYYYHVFLKEQPDLNWANPGLQKAMHDVARFWLSHGAAGFRLDATPYLFEDTNWPNDPDVKSGPSVGLKPYNSNLPATREALRGLRKVVDSFPGDRVLLGENAISSIDDLRRVYGAKGDEINLPMDFLYKDVTSLDAATFKARIDEAELKLDGFPPVFHFSNHDTPRQWSRFGDGLHNDQIARITAAMTLTLRGTALMYYGEEIGMPDLSPDELRDIPLGPKRKVADNRDPERSPMQWSAGKGAGFTSGEPWLPVGRSAAKVNAAAQRADAGSLFHWYARLLELRKTNAAMRDGAYVPLESGNAKVLAYARRDAGGHGVLVLLNMSDQPQTPAISGWAGKAPDMGATLMTSHSGGAAGGLDPTLEPFGVRLVAFKGG, from the coding sequence ATGAAAACCTCCAGTATTGGCAAATTGGCGCTCAAGGCGGCGCTGGGCATGGCATTGGCCGCAATGGGCGGTTCGGTTTCGGCCAGCGCGGCGGCCCCGGCCCCGGCCCCTGCAAAGGTCCAGCCTTGGTGGACCCATGCGGTGATTTACGAGATCTATCCGCGCAGTTTTCAGGACAGCAACGGCGATGGCATCGGCGACCTCAACGGCGTGACCCAGCGGCTCGATTATCTCAAGGCGCTGGGCATCGACGCCATCTGGCTCACGCCCTTCTATCCTTCGCCCAATGCCGACTTTGGCTATGACGTGGCCGATTACACCGCCGTGGCGCGCGAATATGGCACGATGGCCGACTGGGACCGGTTGACCAGTGAGGCGCGCAAGCGCGGCATCCGCGTGATGGTCGATCTGGTGCTCAACCATTCCTCGGATCAGCATCCGTGGTTCAAGGAATCGCGGTCTTCCCGCAACAATCCCAAGCGCGACTGGTATGTCTGGCACGATCCCGCCCCCAACGGCGGGCCGCCCACCAATTGGGAATCGATCTTTGGCGGATCGACGTGGGAATATGACAAGCCGACCGGCCAATATTACTATCACGTCTTTTTGAAGGAACAGCCCGACCTCAACTGGGCCAATCCGGGGCTGCAAAAGGCGATGCATGATGTGGCGCGTTTCTGGCTGAGCCACGGTGCCGCCGGGTTTCGCCTTGATGCCACGCCTTATCTGTTCGAGGACACCAACTGGCCCAATGATCCCGATGTGAAGTCTGGCCCCTCGGTTGGTCTCAAACCCTATAACAGCAATCTGCCCGCCACGCGCGAAGCTTTGCGGGGCCTGCGCAAGGTGGTGGACAGCTTCCCCGGCGACCGGGTCCTGCTGGGCGAAAACGCGATTTCCTCGATCGACGATCTGCGCCGGGTCTATGGCGCCAAGGGCGACGAGATCAACCTGCCGATGGATTTCCTTTACAAGGATGTGACGAGCCTTGATGCGGCGACCTTCAAGGCGCGCATTGACGAGGCGGAACTGAAACTCGACGGCTTTCCCCCGGTTTTCCATTTCAGCAACCATGACACCCCGCGCCAATGGTCCCGCTTTGGCGATGGTCTGCATAATGACCAGATCGCTCGCATCACCGCGGCCATGACGCTGACGCTGCGCGGCACGGCGCTGATGTATTATGGCGAAGAGATCGGCATGCCTGATCTGTCGCCCGATGAACTGCGCGACATTCCCCTGGGCCCCAAGCGCAAGGTGGCCGACAACCGCGACCCCGAACGCTCGCCCATGCAATGGAGCGCGGGCAAGGGCGCAGGTTTTACCAGCGGTGAGCCATGGCTGCCGGTGGGGCGTTCGGCCGCCAAGGTGAATGCGGCGGCGCAGCGCGCCGATGCCGGATCGCTGTTTCACTGGTATGCCCGCCTGCTGGAACTGCGCAAGACCAATGCGGCGATGCGCGACGGGGCCTATGTTCCGCTGGAATCGGGCAATGCCAAGGTGCTGGCCTATGCCCGCCGCGATGCGGGCGGCCATGGCGTGCTGGTCCTGCTCAACATGAGCGACCAGCCCCAGACGCCCGCCATCAGCGGTTGGGCGGGCAAGGCGCCGGACATGGGCGCGACACTGATGACCAGCCATAGCGGCGGTGCGGCAGGCGGGCTTGATCCCACGCTTGAACCCTTTGGCGTGCGGTTGGTGGCCTTCAAAGGGGGCTAA
- a CDS encoding TonB-dependent receptor: MKSQKSLACSTAIIALMSHGTASAQTAAQPAAQSAAQPATADIVVTGMRASLERAQAVKQKSAGVIEALSSEDIGKLPQSSVADSLGRLAGLAGERRAGRVSGISVRGFREDFVGTTMNGRELIGIGDNRGVEYDLYPSEIIDTAVVYKTPNADLTAMGVGGTVDMRTIHPLEHKRTLVVNGTFEQNGQKSKNPDFKDQGYRVALSFSDKFANDTIGIALTAATTSSPTQDQYFSVWGYDKGAVSSGANAGKYAPAGIDISSRSRLLKRDTLAGVIEFKPAENFTAMVDALYINFSDQGISRGFVEALPIASDGSTVLSANASAITSARTTGFNSVLRTDPLDKRGKLKSFGGNLKYDPASDLHLSLDVAHSESTKRDTRAESYAGLGRAGLTTQGPNNIRTYNYGDNGLTFSNNAQAYDNYNTVRLAGPQSWGGSLSPITALNQTAVIGAGGQPIGFAQAQDGFLNTAIFDENLDSLRFAVQKDFEDSLIKHVNLGVRYSDHKKSKVNQGYFLTASTYPLDGAIPTSARRGVADLNWVGLGNVVAYDALGLINSNFYTRYDAASLEPDRMGDTYTIREKVWQPFIKADFEKEFGGIRMFGNAGLQGVITNQRASGFNSLVGANQLVNATPVSGGANYARVLPSVNLNFDLGSGHTVRFAASKVISRPRIDYLNPGSSVKFRNNVANVTNTDPGLGPWVSTSGNAQLRPYEANQFDASYEYYFARDGFISISAYYKDLVNWNVATTTVRDYTQFYIPGYHQAVSSDGSTIYTPATFKGLNTTYTGGLKGQVKGIEIQASLPFGRFVRALDGFGIVGGAAFTDGGLKDGTDVPGLSKRVFQITGFFEKGGFSARASLNNRSKWLSEDRGGSNTISPVNRAAQTLVDAQIGFDFKRTNIAYLKGLRISAQAQNLTNQKDVYTDTASGLVTRVETFGRNFLLNLTYSFF; this comes from the coding sequence ATGAAGTCACAGAAGAGTCTTGCCTGCTCGACAGCGATCATCGCGTTGATGAGCCACGGCACAGCATCGGCCCAGACGGCAGCGCAACCCGCCGCCCAGTCCGCCGCCCAGCCCGCTACCGCCGACATCGTCGTCACCGGCATGCGTGCCAGCCTTGAGCGGGCGCAGGCGGTCAAGCAAAAGAGCGCCGGCGTGATCGAGGCGCTCTCGTCCGAAGACATCGGCAAATTGCCGCAATCAAGCGTGGCGGATTCGCTGGGCCGTCTGGCAGGTCTTGCCGGTGAACGCCGCGCCGGGCGCGTCAGCGGCATTTCGGTGCGCGGTTTCCGCGAGGATTTCGTGGGCACCACGATGAATGGGCGCGAATTGATCGGCATCGGCGACAATCGCGGCGTCGAATATGACCTCTATCCGTCCGAAATCATCGATACCGCCGTGGTGTACAAGACGCCCAATGCCGACCTGACCGCGATGGGCGTGGGCGGCACGGTGGACATGCGCACGATCCACCCGCTCGAACACAAGCGCACGCTGGTGGTGAACGGCACGTTTGAACAGAACGGGCAGAAGTCGAAGAACCCCGATTTCAAGGATCAGGGCTATCGCGTCGCCCTTTCCTTCAGCGACAAGTTCGCCAATGACACGATCGGCATCGCGCTGACGGCGGCCACCACCTCCTCGCCCACGCAGGACCAGTATTTCAGCGTCTGGGGCTATGACAAGGGCGCGGTTTCATCAGGCGCGAATGCGGGTAAATATGCGCCCGCCGGTATCGACATTTCCTCGCGCTCGCGCCTGCTCAAGCGCGACACGCTGGCGGGCGTGATCGAATTCAAGCCTGCGGAAAATTTCACCGCGATGGTCGATGCGCTCTACATCAATTTCTCCGATCAGGGCATCTCGCGCGGCTTTGTCGAGGCCCTGCCGATCGCCTCGGACGGCAGCACGGTCCTCTCGGCCAACGCCAGCGCCATTACCTCGGCGCGCACCACCGGTTTCAACTCGGTCCTGCGCACCGATCCGCTGGACAAGCGGGGCAAGCTCAAGAGCTTTGGCGGCAATCTGAAATATGACCCGGCCTCCGACCTGCATCTCTCGCTGGATGTTGCCCATTCGGAAAGCACCAAGCGCGACACGCGGGCCGAGAGCTATGCGGGCCTTGGCCGCGCGGGCCTGACCACGCAGGGGCCAAACAATATCCGCACCTATAATTATGGTGACAATGGCCTGACCTTCTCGAACAATGCGCAGGCCTATGACAATTACAACACCGTCCGCCTTGCCGGGCCGCAGTCGTGGGGCGGCAGCCTTTCGCCGATCACGGCGCTGAACCAGACCGCCGTGATCGGCGCGGGCGGCCAGCCTATCGGTTTTGCGCAGGCGCAGGACGGCTTCCTCAATACCGCGATCTTTGATGAAAATCTCGATTCCCTGCGCTTTGCGGTGCAGAAGGACTTTGAGGATTCGCTCATCAAGCATGTCAATCTGGGTGTGCGCTATTCCGATCACAAGAAATCGAAGGTCAATCAGGGCTACTTCCTGACCGCCAGCACCTATCCGCTGGACGGCGCCATTCCCACCTCGGCGCGGCGCGGCGTCGCGGATCTGAACTGGGTGGGGCTGGGCAATGTGGTGGCCTATGATGCGCTGGGGCTGATCAACAGCAATTTCTACACCCGCTATGATGCGGCCAGCCTTGAGCCCGACCGTATGGGCGACACCTATACGATCCGCGAAAAGGTCTGGCAGCCCTTCATCAAGGCTGATTTCGAGAAGGAATTCGGCGGCATCCGCATGTTCGGCAACGCCGGTCTGCAAGGCGTCATCACCAACCAGCGCGCATCGGGCTTCAACTCGTTGGTCGGTGCAAACCAGCTCGTCAACGCCACCCCGGTCAGCGGCGGGGCCAATTACGCCCGCGTTCTGCCCAGTGTGAACCTGAACTTTGATCTGGGCAGCGGCCATACCGTCCGCTTTGCCGCTTCCAAGGTCATTAGCCGCCCGCGCATCGACTATCTCAACCCCGGCTCCTCGGTCAAATTCCGCAACAATGTGGCCAATGTGACCAACACCGATCCGGGGCTTGGCCCATGGGTTTCGACATCGGGCAATGCCCAGTTGCGCCCCTATGAAGCCAACCAGTTCGACGCGTCCTACGAATATTACTTTGCCCGCGACGGGTTCATCTCGATCTCGGCCTATTACAAGGATCTGGTCAACTGGAACGTGGCCACCACCACGGTGCGCGATTATACCCAGTTCTATATCCCCGGCTATCATCAGGCGGTCAGCAGCGATGGCTCGACCATCTATACGCCTGCCACGTTCAAGGGGCTCAACACCACCTATACCGGCGGGTTGAAGGGTCAGGTCAAGGGCATTGAAATTCAGGCCAGCCTGCCCTTTGGTCGCTTTGTCCGCGCGCTGGATGGTTTTGGCATCGTGGGCGGCGCGGCTTTCACCGATGGCGGGCTGAAGGACGGCACCGATGTCCCCGGCCTGTCCAAGCGGGTGTTCCAGATCACCGGCTTCTTTGAAAAGGGCGGCTTCTCGGCGCGTGCTTCGCTCAACAACCGGTCGAAATGGCTCTCGGAGGATCGGGGTGGGTCGAACACGATCTCGCCGGTTAACCGCGCGGCACAGACGCTGGTCGATGCCCAGATCGGCTTTGATTTCAAGCGGACCAACATCGCCTATCTCAAGGGCCTGCGCATCTCGGCCCAGGCGCAGAACCTGACCAACCAGAAGGATGTCTATACCGACACGGCCAGCGGCCTTGTCACCCGTGTGGAAACCTTCGGGCGCAACTTCCTGCTGAACCTGACCTACTCGTTCTTCTGA
- a CDS encoding tryptophan halogenase family protein, with amino-acid sequence MSLRIAIIGGGTAGWITANLLAHRWGGRGAQITLVEAPDIATIGVGEGSTPALKRFFEVLRLAEADWMPACCATYKTSIRFSGWSPASGVAQYSHPFLTQLDLHTEEAFTLNCANRRLGLDVPTAPGDFLLGGVLAARGLAPLAPDHFPFRMEYGYHFDAALLGQFLRDHAVARAVVHREGRVLETIRDQGGAIAAVMTDRAERIEADYFVDCSGFAALLMRGALDVPFLSFRGNLFNDAAVVLPTPAASAIPVETTATALSHGWAWSIPLTNRTGNGYVYSSDFLSTDAAEQELRNALGLLDSPVEARHLSFRTGQLARHWEHNCLAVGLAQGFIEPLEATALHLVLNTVDLFMDHLERGGFTPQHRDAFNAVITDRVERVRDYIVAHYKLNTRDDSDYWRANRDNDDLSDPLLRILDTWFRRGDLAGLLAQQPELSHFSSASWHCLLAGYGAFPPLAPAQREDVDFYLSRDLARFLDGCSLNFPPHGDALAQMKKVAA; translated from the coding sequence ATGAGCCTGCGCATCGCCATCATCGGCGGGGGCACGGCGGGCTGGATCACGGCCAACCTGCTGGCGCATCGCTGGGGCGGGCGGGGTGCGCAGATCACGCTGGTCGAGGCGCCTGATATCGCCACTATCGGCGTCGGCGAAGGATCAACCCCCGCGCTCAAGCGGTTTTTTGAAGTGCTGCGCCTTGCCGAGGCCGATTGGATGCCCGCCTGTTGCGCGACCTATAAAACCAGCATCCGCTTTTCCGGCTGGAGCCCGGCCTCTGGCGTGGCACAATACAGCCATCCTTTCCTGACCCAGCTTGATCTGCATACCGAAGAGGCCTTTACTCTCAATTGTGCCAATCGGCGGCTGGGGCTGGATGTGCCGACCGCGCCGGGCGATTTTCTGCTGGGCGGGGTGCTGGCCGCGCGGGGGCTGGCGCCGCTCGCGCCGGATCATTTCCCGTTTCGCATGGAATATGGCTATCATTTCGACGCAGCCTTGCTGGGCCAATTCCTGCGCGATCATGCCGTCGCGCGCGCCGTGGTGCATCGCGAGGGGCGCGTGCTGGAAACCATCCGCGACCAAGGCGGCGCGATTGCCGCCGTCATGACGGATCGCGCAGAACGGATCGAGGCGGATTATTTCGTCGATTGCTCCGGCTTTGCCGCCTTGTTGATGCGCGGCGCGCTGGACGTGCCGTTCCTCAGCTTTCGGGGCAATCTTTTCAATGATGCCGCCGTGGTTTTGCCCACGCCCGCCGCCTCCGCCATTCCGGTGGAAACCACCGCCACGGCGCTTTCCCATGGCTGGGCATGGTCGATCCCGCTGACAAACCGCACCGGCAACGGCTATGTTTACAGCTCGGATTTTCTGTCCACCGATGCGGCGGAGCAGGAATTGCGCAACGCCCTCGGCCTGCTCGACAGTCCGGTTGAGGCGCGTCACCTTAGCTTTCGCACCGGCCAGTTGGCGCGGCATTGGGAGCATAATTGCCTTGCCGTGGGGCTGGCGCAGGGTTTTATCGAACCGCTTGAGGCCACCGCGCTGCATCTGGTGCTCAACACCGTCGATCTGTTCATGGATCATCTGGAGCGGGGCGGGTTTACCCCGCAGCACCGCGACGCCTTCAACGCTGTCATCACCGACCGTGTGGAGCGGGTGCGCGACTATATCGTGGCGCATTACAAGCTGAACACGCGCGATGACAGCGACTATTGGCGCGCCAATCGCGACAATGATGATCTTTCCGATCCGCTGCTGCGCATTCTCGACACATGGTTTCGCCGGGGCGATCTGGCGGGCCTGCTGGCTCAACAGCCCGAGCTTAGCCATTTTTCCAGCGCTTCATGGCATTGCCTGCTGGCCGGATATGGCGCTTTCCCGCCTCTGGCCCCGGCCCAGCGCGAGGATGTCGATTTTTACCTTTCGCGCGATCTGGCGCGGTTTCTTGACGGATGCAGTCTCAATTTCCCCCCGCATGGCGATGCATTGGCCCAAATGAAAAAGGTGGCAGCATGA
- a CDS encoding tryptophan halogenase family protein: protein MTTTKEDANVTRPIRKVVILGGGTAGWMTAALLAKVLGGARPERAIAVELVESEDIGIIGVGEATIPPIQQVNAVLGIDEAEFLRETKATIKLAIRFENWGAIGESYYHTFGTAGRNLPFCSFHHIWTRARQLGIEGSYWDFDLNYLCARDGKFAPTTGNDPIWDMPYAYHFDSGLYGQFLRRYSERLGVVRTEGMVRDVQRAAGVGDIMALVLADGRQVAGDLFIDCSGGRGVLIQQQLGTGYEDWSHWLPCDRAMAVPSRRHAQTLPFTRSIAHGAGWQWQIPLQHRNGNGLVYSSRFCSDDEAAHTLLGHLETPALDEPRIIHFRTGRARRQWNRNVVAIGLSSGFLEPLESTSIYLIQSAITRLLHLFPHDGITADLTGEYNRQSQAEMELIRDFIILHYHANQWRDSAFWRDLRQMEVPERLARKIALFAANGTLVQDQYDIFMEPSWAQVLMGQGILPADYHPLADGPSDEQLRRQLAQLAQLKARPLEQLPSHDNYLQRLVGQPA, encoded by the coding sequence ATGACCACAACAAAAGAGGATGCCAACGTGACCCGACCGATCCGCAAGGTGGTCATTCTGGGAGGCGGCACCGCCGGCTGGATGACAGCGGCCCTGCTGGCCAAGGTGCTGGGCGGGGCGCGGCCGGAACGGGCCATTGCCGTCGAACTGGTCGAATCCGAGGATATCGGCATCATCGGCGTGGGCGAGGCAACCATCCCGCCGATCCAGCAGGTCAACGCCGTGCTGGGAATCGATGAGGCCGAATTCCTGCGCGAGACCAAGGCCACGATCAAGCTGGCCATCCGCTTTGAAAACTGGGGTGCGATTGGCGAGAGCTATTATCACACCTTCGGCACGGCGGGGCGCAATCTGCCCTTCTGCTCATTTCACCACATCTGGACCCGCGCGCGCCAGTTGGGCATCGAGGGCAGTTATTGGGATTTCGACCTCAATTACCTGTGCGCGCGAGACGGCAAATTCGCGCCCACCACCGGCAATGATCCCATCTGGGACATGCCCTATGCCTATCACTTCGATTCCGGCCTCTATGGCCAATTCCTGCGCCGCTATTCCGAGCGTCTGGGCGTGGTGCGGACCGAAGGCATGGTCCGCGATGTTCAGCGCGCCGCAGGCGTGGGCGACATCATGGCGCTGGTGCTGGCCGACGGGCGCCAGGTGGCGGGCGATCTGTTCATCGACTGCTCGGGCGGGCGAGGGGTGTTGATCCAGCAGCAATTGGGCACGGGCTATGAGGATTGGAGCCATTGGCTGCCCTGCGACCGCGCCATGGCGGTGCCTTCGCGGCGCCATGCGCAAACCTTGCCCTTTACGCGCTCGATTGCCCATGGCGCGGGGTGGCAATGGCAGATCCCCCTTCAGCATCGCAACGGCAACGGCCTTGTCTATTCCAGCCGCTTTTGCAGCGACGATGAGGCCGCGCATACGTTGCTTGGCCATCTGGAAACGCCCGCGCTGGACGAGCCGCGCATCATCCATTTCCGCACCGGCCGCGCGCGCCGCCAATGGAACCGCAATGTCGTGGCCATCGGCCTGTCGAGCGGGTTTCTCGAACCGCTCGAATCCACCAGCATCTATCTGATCCAATCGGCGATCACACGCCTGCTCCATCTGTTTCCCCACGACGGGATCACGGCCGACCTGACGGGTGAATACAACCGGCAGTCGCAGGCGGAGATGGAACTGATCCGCGACTTCATCATCCTGCATTACCACGCGAACCAGTGGCGCGATTCCGCCTTCTGGCGGGATCTGCGCCAGATGGAGGTGCCCGAAAGACTGGCGCGCAAGATCGCGTTGTTTGCCGCAAACGGCACGCTGGTTCAGGACCAGTATGACATCTTCATGGAGCCGTCATGGGCGCAGGTGCTGATGGGGCAGGGCATTTTGCCTGCGGATTATCACCCGCTGGCCGATGGCCCATCCGATGAGCAATTGCGTCGGCAATTGGCCCAACTGGCGCAATTGAAAGCCCGCCCGCTCGAGCAATTGCCCAGCCATGACAATTATCTGCAACGCCTTGTGGGCCAACCGGCATGA